A genomic segment from Neobacillus sp. YX16 encodes:
- the acpP gene encoding acyl carrier protein: protein MTTFEKLKPIIADQLGVKMEMITPQSSFKDDLDADSLDMVDLTMEIEDEFAIEISDKVAATLQTVGDVVNYIEKNR from the coding sequence ATGACAACATTTGAAAAATTAAAACCTATTATTGCAGACCAGCTTGGTGTCAAAATGGAGATGATTACACCTCAAAGCTCATTCAAGGATGACTTGGATGCTGATTCGCTTGATATGGTTGACCTGACGATGGAAATTGAAGATGAATTCGCAATTGAAATTAGTGACAAAGTTGCAGCTACGCTTCAAACGGTCGGTGATGTGGTAAACTATATTGAAAAAAATCGTTAA
- a CDS encoding Gfo/Idh/MocA family oxidoreductase → MKLDKVRWGIIGCGDVTEVKSGPAFQKINNSELVAVMRRTGELAKDYATRHHVPKWYDNAEMLINDPYVNAIYIATPPGSHMEYTLKAAKAGKPVYVEKPMARNYAECQEMIYACEKAGVPLFVAYYRRAQVRFLKIKELLENGAIGEIRFVTTTQYRKNTEETKNAHELSWRVQPEIAGGGLFFDLASHTLDILDFLLGPITSVQGFASNQAGYYSAEDMVVSGTYLFESGVHGIGKWCFSAFEDEDINEIVGSKGKITFSTFGNEPVKLTTKQGIEEWNFERPEHVHQPLVETIVADLTTNSGKCPSTGLTGARTNWVMGEMVKNYYR, encoded by the coding sequence ATGAAATTGGACAAAGTTCGTTGGGGCATCATTGGCTGCGGAGATGTGACGGAAGTGAAAAGCGGTCCAGCATTCCAAAAAATTAACAACTCCGAGCTTGTTGCGGTCATGCGCAGAACAGGAGAGCTTGCGAAAGACTATGCCACCCGTCACCATGTTCCCAAGTGGTACGATAACGCAGAGATGCTCATTAATGATCCTTATGTAAATGCAATCTATATTGCAACACCACCTGGATCACATATGGAATATACCCTCAAGGCAGCTAAGGCTGGGAAACCGGTATATGTAGAAAAACCAATGGCACGCAATTATGCTGAATGCCAAGAAATGATTTATGCTTGTGAAAAAGCAGGAGTCCCTTTATTTGTGGCATACTACCGCAGAGCACAAGTACGATTTTTAAAAATAAAAGAGCTGTTGGAAAACGGGGCAATCGGAGAAATTCGATTTGTAACGACCACACAGTATCGAAAAAATACAGAAGAAACGAAGAATGCACATGAACTCTCCTGGCGTGTTCAACCTGAAATTGCGGGCGGAGGTTTGTTTTTTGATTTAGCCAGTCATACGCTCGATATATTGGACTTTTTGCTTGGACCTATCACATCTGTCCAAGGATTTGCATCGAATCAAGCGGGCTATTATTCTGCGGAAGATATGGTGGTTTCAGGTACATATTTGTTTGAATCGGGAGTTCACGGTATAGGGAAATGGTGCTTTTCTGCATTTGAGGATGAGGATATCAATGAAATTGTAGGAAGCAAAGGGAAGATAACTTTTTCTACGTTTGGAAATGAACCAGTGAAATTGACGACCAAGCAGGGAATAGAAGAGTGGAATTTCGAACGGCCGGAGCATGTTCATCAACCACTAGTGGAAACGATTGTGGCAGACCTAACCACTAACAGCGGCAAGTGTCCTAGCACAGGATTGACAGGTGCTAGAACGAACTGGGTAATGGGTGAAATGGTAAAGAATTATTATCGATAA
- a CDS encoding 2Fe-2S iron-sulfur cluster-binding protein, producing the protein MPIIRFINSNKQLEVPEDSNILRMSLRYDGELPNRCGGGICGTCVFKAEEGSEFLDNVKIQERRKLGEEWLEKGYRLGCQTFVTNGDIEISWDEKITNQVKMRKPDKLKQEVSANK; encoded by the coding sequence ATGCCAATCATTCGATTTATTAATAGTAATAAACAGTTAGAAGTTCCAGAGGATTCGAATATTTTAAGAATGTCACTTCGCTATGATGGAGAGCTACCGAATCGATGTGGAGGAGGAATTTGCGGCACTTGCGTTTTTAAGGCAGAAGAAGGGTCTGAATTCCTTGACAATGTTAAAATTCAGGAAAGAAGGAAATTGGGAGAGGAATGGCTAGAGAAAGGGTATCGCTTAGGCTGCCAGACCTTTGTTACAAATGGAGATATAGAAATCTCTTGGGATGAGAAAATTACCAACCAAGTAAAAATGAGAAAACCTGATAAACTAAAGCAGGAAGTATCTGCGAATAAATAA
- a CDS encoding GntR family transcriptional regulator, whose amino-acid sequence MEVKWEENNLLSIREHAYLYLKKMILEGEFKAGDRLIERELAAKLKISRTPIREALFRLESQGFVKTVPRKGVVLTNISVNEVIEVFTILASLEVLAVKLASQRMDQETKNELDQKIKELMEIQENEEENFNFEHIKMNHLINKASKSPKLLEILSGLIDYIHMAANMGYETPGRRKVSLKEHIDIMKALRNQETEMAEFLMRIHIENSKKAYITYMESLQEKLLRSKS is encoded by the coding sequence ATGGAAGTGAAATGGGAGGAAAATAATCTATTATCAATTAGAGAACATGCCTATCTCTATTTAAAAAAGATGATCCTCGAGGGTGAGTTTAAGGCTGGCGATCGTTTAATTGAGAGAGAGCTGGCAGCTAAATTAAAAATAAGCCGGACGCCAATAAGGGAGGCTTTGTTCCGGCTGGAATCACAAGGCTTTGTGAAAACCGTTCCTAGGAAAGGCGTGGTACTTACCAATATTTCGGTAAATGAGGTCATTGAGGTTTTTACGATTCTTGCTTCTTTAGAAGTCCTTGCCGTTAAATTAGCTTCGCAAAGAATGGATCAAGAGACTAAAAATGAATTGGATCAAAAAATAAAAGAATTGATGGAAATTCAAGAGAATGAAGAAGAAAACTTTAATTTTGAACATATTAAAATGAATCATTTAATAAACAAAGCATCGAAAAGTCCGAAATTACTAGAAATTCTTTCCGGTTTAATAGACTATATTCATATGGCAGCGAATATGGGCTATGAGACACCTGGCAGAAGGAAAGTATCTTTAAAGGAACATATAGATATTATGAAGGCATTACGTAATCAGGAAACGGAAATGGCTGAATTCTTGATGAGGATTCATATAGAGAATTCAAAAAAAGCATATATTACCTATATGGAAAGTCTACAAGAAAAGCTACTTAGAAGTAAAAGTTGA
- a CDS encoding GNAT family N-acetyltransferase: MDIVILKKNEIKNALELVWIAFKEFEAPDYSQQGIEEFRKYISYDSMIEQFETEKIFFWGCKVNNELTGVIATRGMNHICLLFVKKEFHRRGIAKRLFNTVLERCKSEKSTINTITVNSSPYAVEIYHRLGFVDIEKEQTVNGMRFTPMMYSLK, from the coding sequence ATGGATATTGTAATATTGAAGAAAAACGAGATCAAGAATGCTCTTGAATTAGTTTGGATTGCATTTAAAGAATTCGAAGCACCTGATTACTCACAACAGGGGATTGAAGAATTCAGGAAATATATATCTTACGATTCAATGATTGAACAATTTGAAACTGAAAAAATATTCTTTTGGGGATGCAAAGTAAATAATGAATTAACAGGGGTAATCGCAACAAGAGGAATGAATCATATCTGTTTGTTATTTGTAAAAAAAGAGTTTCATAGGCGAGGAATAGCTAAACGTTTATTTAATACAGTTTTAGAGAGATGCAAAAGTGAGAAGTCTACTATTAACACGATTACGGTTAATTCATCACCCTATGCAGTAGAAATTTATCATCGACTTGGATTTGTTGATATCGAAAAAGAACAGACAGTGAATGGGATGAGATTTACTCCGATGATGTATTCGTTAAAATAG
- a CDS encoding MBL fold metallo-hydrolase codes for MQKRYLFTLFSFIIIFLFSGCGQEPLQPKDIAQRKENITEKSLPAKNDETQSTEENKAAPTNLSELKVHFIDVGQGDSTLLQFSDDGEDFTILIDAGNWTGDEVVQYLKQQHVSQIDIAVGTHPDADHIGQLDQVINSFNVGEVWLSGNTNPSQTFQRLLKAIDSKAVDYYEPRMGDQFEVGPLKIDVLYPKTISEHDNEESISLKLTYGDVRFILTGDATTEDELKMLQSGIDMKADILKLGHHGSSTSTHPTFLREVNPDIAIYSAGLNNTYGHPHEEVVNLVQNSKIQLYGTDVHGTVVVETDGKDYKVLTKKEGTITPSSSGNTPKDEAQVEPAPIVGHCIDVNRASIEQLQEIIHIGAARAQDLIKLRPFTSVDDLGRIKGIGPARIADIKSQGLACVGG; via the coding sequence ATGCAGAAACGTTACCTTTTTACTCTATTTAGTTTCATCATTATTTTTCTATTTAGTGGTTGTGGACAAGAACCACTACAACCTAAAGACATAGCGCAACGAAAAGAAAATATAACGGAAAAGTCATTACCAGCGAAAAATGATGAAACTCAAAGTACGGAAGAAAATAAAGCTGCACCCACTAATTTATCAGAACTTAAGGTCCACTTCATCGATGTCGGTCAAGGTGATTCAACCTTACTTCAATTTTCTGATGATGGTGAGGACTTTACGATCCTTATTGACGCTGGGAACTGGACTGGGGATGAAGTTGTTCAGTATCTTAAGCAACAGCATGTTTCGCAAATCGATATTGCGGTTGGGACTCATCCAGATGCCGATCACATTGGGCAGTTGGACCAAGTAATTAATTCCTTTAACGTGGGCGAGGTCTGGTTATCAGGGAACACAAACCCCTCCCAAACCTTCCAAAGACTTTTAAAAGCAATCGATTCAAAAGCTGTTGATTACTATGAGCCACGAATGGGTGATCAGTTTGAAGTCGGCCCGCTTAAGATTGATGTATTATATCCGAAGACGATTAGCGAGCATGATAACGAAGAATCGATTTCATTAAAACTAACCTATGGTGATGTTAGGTTTATTTTAACAGGAGACGCCACCACGGAAGACGAGTTGAAAATGCTTCAAAGTGGAATTGATATGAAAGCTGACATTCTGAAACTGGGTCATCATGGCTCCTCCACTTCAACGCACCCTACTTTCTTGCGGGAAGTGAATCCTGATATTGCGATTTACAGTGCCGGCTTGAATAATACTTATGGTCATCCTCATGAAGAAGTGGTTAATCTTGTTCAAAATTCGAAGATTCAACTTTATGGGACCGATGTTCATGGGACTGTGGTTGTAGAAACAGATGGGAAAGATTATAAAGTACTTACGAAAAAAGAGGGGACCATTACACCCTCTAGCAGCGGAAACACACCAAAAGATGAGGCACAGGTTGAGCCTGCACCTATTGTTGGTCATTGTATTGACGTAAATCGTGCTAGCATCGAACAATTACAAGAAATCATTCACATTGGCGCTGCTCGTGCACAGGATTTAATCAAATTAAGACCTTTCACCTCTGTTGATGATTTAGGAAGAATTAAGGGTATTGGACCTGCTAGAATAGCTGATATTAAATCGCAAGGACTTGCTTGCGTAGGAGGTTAG
- a CDS encoding chromate transporter — protein MIYFEIFWSFLIANLLGYGGGPATIPLIQIEVVNEQDWMTLSEFGDLLAIANALPGPIATKMAGFIGYEVGGILGSIVALAATILPSAIAVILLFKFVNLFKDSPKVKLMTKSVQPIIAILLAVMAYQFFLTAFENSGVFHLVLLAVLSFFTLSKLKVHPSFVIIGALLYGGIFLS, from the coding sequence ATGATCTATTTTGAAATATTTTGGTCGTTTCTTATTGCGAATCTTTTGGGATACGGAGGCGGACCGGCTACCATCCCTTTAATACAAATCGAAGTAGTCAACGAACAAGACTGGATGACGCTATCCGAGTTCGGCGACCTGTTAGCCATTGCCAATGCGTTACCTGGTCCAATTGCAACAAAGATGGCAGGTTTTATCGGCTATGAAGTAGGTGGCATTCTAGGTTCGATTGTTGCACTTGCTGCTACGATTCTTCCATCAGCTATCGCTGTTATTTTGTTGTTTAAGTTTGTGAATTTATTTAAGGATTCCCCAAAAGTAAAGCTTATGACAAAATCTGTTCAGCCAATTATCGCGATCTTACTTGCAGTAATGGCTTATCAATTCTTTTTAACAGCCTTTGAAAATAGTGGAGTATTTCACCTAGTGCTTCTAGCTGTGCTTAGCTTTTTCACCTTGAGCAAATTAAAGGTTCATCCATCTTTTGTAATTATTGGAGCACTCCTTTATGGGGGGATCTTTCTATCTTAA
- a CDS encoding chromate transporter — MNKFLELAIGFARTGVTGYGGGPSTIPLIEFEAVKKYKWMSEEEFGEVLALANTLPGPIATKMAAYIGYKVKGNLGAVVAILTHVLPSVIAMLGLLGVLYSFSNSPIVGGMVQGVTPVIGYMLAEMAYRFFQNGKKGLGLSKMLLFSAISFILIQLVGLHPGILIAAFLISAFFIASRKEKAANTPPKDVVELKEKSS, encoded by the coding sequence TTGAATAAATTTTTGGAATTAGCCATTGGATTTGCGCGCACCGGAGTTACTGGCTATGGAGGAGGACCTTCAACCATCCCGTTAATCGAATTCGAGGCTGTGAAAAAATATAAATGGATGTCAGAGGAAGAATTCGGCGAAGTTTTGGCGCTGGCAAATACGCTTCCTGGCCCTATTGCTACAAAAATGGCCGCCTATATCGGTTATAAAGTGAAAGGAAACTTAGGGGCTGTGGTAGCCATTTTGACCCATGTTCTTCCTTCCGTCATTGCCATGCTTGGTTTGTTAGGAGTCCTTTATTCATTTAGTAATTCTCCTATAGTAGGCGGCATGGTTCAAGGGGTTACGCCTGTAATAGGGTACATGCTTGCGGAAATGGCTTATCGTTTTTTCCAAAATGGCAAAAAAGGTTTGGGTTTATCGAAGATGTTATTGTTCTCAGCCATTTCTTTCATCCTTATCCAATTGGTCGGACTTCATCCAGGAATTCTAATTGCCGCATTTTTAATTTCTGCCTTTTTCATTGCTAGCCGTAAAGAAAAGGCTGCAAATACTCCTCCAAAAGATGTAGTTGAACTAAAGGAGAAAAGCTCATGA
- a CDS encoding sulfite exporter TauE/SafE family protein: MIFELSYIEWVIVILSTVFIGFTKTGVSSMGILVATILMYVFPAKESIGILLPMLVVGDLFAVIFYRRSVVWKYLISLVPWVLIGIIIGYYVLNQINSDQLKPLIGVIVLALIILHISRERFGEKFTKALPKSIWFTLSMGILAGFTTMIGNAAGGVMAIYLLMKGLPKKEFVGTGAWFFMFVNLIKIPFYISLGLITVDSITFNAWLIPTILIGAVIGIKVVPLIPQKAFQTLILGFALIGALRLILV; encoded by the coding sequence ATCATTTTTGAATTATCCTACATCGAATGGGTTATCGTTATTTTAAGTACTGTTTTTATTGGTTTTACAAAAACCGGAGTATCCAGTATGGGTATCTTGGTTGCCACGATTTTAATGTACGTATTTCCAGCAAAAGAATCTATAGGAATCCTATTGCCCATGTTGGTAGTCGGTGATCTTTTCGCTGTTATTTTTTATCGCAGAAGTGTTGTGTGGAAATATCTTATTTCACTGGTTCCATGGGTATTAATCGGCATCATTATCGGATATTATGTCCTTAATCAAATAAATAGTGATCAATTAAAACCACTGATTGGCGTCATCGTATTAGCACTAATTATCCTGCATATCAGTCGTGAGAGATTCGGAGAAAAGTTTACCAAAGCCCTTCCTAAGTCCATATGGTTTACCCTCTCTATGGGAATCTTAGCTGGATTTACGACGATGATAGGAAATGCTGCAGGCGGCGTAATGGCCATCTATTTGTTAATGAAAGGTTTGCCAAAGAAAGAGTTTGTTGGAACAGGAGCATGGTTTTTCATGTTCGTGAATTTGATTAAAATACCGTTTTATATCAGTTTAGGTTTAATTACAGTTGATTCCATCACGTTTAATGCTTGGTTGATTCCTACTATTTTAATAGGGGCTGTTATTGGAATTAAAGTGGTACCTCTCATTCCGCAAAAAGCCTTTCAAACTCTAATTCTTGGGTTTGCCCTCATTGGAGCATTAAGACTTATATTAGTTTAA
- a CDS encoding DUF3006 domain-containing protein, giving the protein MIKGFLDRIEDNQFAVILVEEMKKEFIIPKKDLPQGSKENSYFEITIENEKITSIELDEQTTLSEQEQVDDMMTKLRSKSKGSKFKKNV; this is encoded by the coding sequence ATGATTAAAGGATTCCTGGACAGAATCGAAGATAATCAATTTGCTGTTATATTAGTCGAAGAAATGAAAAAGGAATTCATTATTCCAAAAAAGGACCTGCCACAGGGCAGTAAGGAAAATTCCTATTTTGAGATTACAATCGAAAATGAAAAAATCACCTCCATTGAATTAGATGAACAAACCACCCTATCCGAGCAGGAACAGGTGGATGACATGATGACAAAGCTACGTTCCAAGAGTAAAGGCAGCAAATTCAAAAAGAACGTATGA
- a CDS encoding putative quinol monooxygenase → MIKVVAKGKLKPGVKADEYLVKARELVAETRKEEGCITYALHQDINDPSIVTMLEEWVDEEALNQHNKTEHVRRIVPGLRELRESTEINIYREVE, encoded by the coding sequence ATGATTAAAGTTGTTGCAAAAGGAAAACTGAAACCTGGTGTAAAGGCGGATGAATATTTAGTTAAGGCAAGAGAATTGGTTGCAGAGACCAGAAAAGAAGAAGGATGTATCACATACGCTCTTCATCAAGATATCAATGATCCATCTATTGTCACAATGCTTGAGGAATGGGTGGATGAAGAGGCATTGAATCAACACAACAAAACGGAGCATGTAAGAAGAATTGTTCCAGGGCTTAGGGAACTAAGAGAAAGTACCGAAATTAACATTTATAGAGAAGTAGAATAA
- a CDS encoding EcsC family protein: MIEESTDYLKDELKKIEAWENEQKDLWFWEKIGRLPFMLLDKLTPKFIQDKIGLAIDELGNYIQNGGQYLVKEENILKKFVPRDTSAHEIHLDYLEQVPISKMDEIAEEIRNSRTKIATVQGATTGIGGLFTLAVDIPVLLGLSLKVLQEIAVCYGYDPKEKSERIFIVKCLQFSSSDIVGKRAILEDLTSLHQGNQNNQMISQLQGWREVVTTYRDSFGWKKLFQMIPIAGMIFGAFINRSSIGDVAEAGKMLYRKRRILERLNQIEKIQG, encoded by the coding sequence ATGATAGAAGAATCTACTGATTATTTAAAAGACGAATTGAAAAAGATTGAAGCATGGGAAAATGAACAGAAGGATTTATGGTTTTGGGAAAAGATTGGTCGTTTACCATTCATGCTTCTTGATAAGCTAACACCAAAATTTATTCAAGATAAAATCGGCTTGGCGATTGATGAATTAGGGAACTACATTCAGAATGGCGGCCAATATTTAGTCAAAGAAGAAAATATTCTAAAAAAGTTTGTGCCTCGAGATACATCAGCACATGAAATTCACCTTGACTACCTTGAACAAGTTCCAATTAGTAAAATGGATGAAATTGCTGAGGAAATTAGAAATTCCAGAACAAAAATAGCGACTGTCCAAGGAGCAACAACGGGGATTGGCGGGTTGTTTACTCTGGCAGTTGATATTCCCGTTCTATTAGGATTATCCCTTAAAGTATTACAAGAGATTGCTGTATGCTATGGGTACGACCCTAAAGAAAAATCAGAAAGAATTTTTATCGTTAAATGTCTGCAATTTTCCTCATCCGATATTGTCGGAAAGAGAGCTATACTTGAAGACCTTACTTCCTTACATCAAGGCAATCAGAACAATCAAATGATCTCACAGCTGCAAGGATGGCGTGAAGTGGTTACCACCTATCGAGATTCTTTTGGCTGGAAAAAGCTTTTTCAAATGATTCCGATAGCTGGAATGATTTTTGGAGCATTTATTAATCGCTCCTCTATCGGGGATGTGGCCGAAGCAGGAAAAATGTTATACCGAAAACGGAGAATCCTAGAGCGCCTTAATCAAATAGAAAAGATTCAAGGTTAA
- a CDS encoding heme-binding protein produces MKTILKLELEEVKLMIEAAKKKSEDINVLETIAIVDDGGNLIALERMNGARITGPEIAIAKAYTASGHKRSTHLFNKEPNGPALPGNEAFGIQQMLPGKFAIFVGGFPIVVNGEVVGGVGVSGGNGEQDIAVGTAALEALRKHVESDGLSVLTQADIKI; encoded by the coding sequence TGAAGCTGCTAAGAAGAAATCAGAGGACATCAATGTGCTGGAAACCATCGCCATTGTAGATGACGGAGGGAATTTAATCGCTCTTGAAAGAATGAATGGAGCGAGAATCACCGGTCCAGAAATTGCAATTGCGAAAGCCTACACGGCTTCTGGTCATAAACGTTCTACTCATTTATTTAATAAAGAGCCAAATGGTCCTGCATTACCAGGCAACGAAGCATTTGGGATTCAACAGATGCTGCCAGGAAAATTCGCCATTTTTGTTGGCGGATTCCCAATTGTTGTGAATGGTGAAGTGGTTGGAGGAGTAGGCGTAAGCGGAGGAAACGGAGAGCAGGATATAGCCGTCGGAACCGCAGCACTCGAAGCCTTGCGAAAGCATGTAGAAAGTGATGGCCTTTCGGTATTAACACAGGCGGATATTAAAATTTAG
- a CDS encoding GNAT family protein, with protein MAKEFPIFETDRLFLRKATKVDANHMFTYLSNKDVVKHMGLEPFQTLNDVYDEINWYQSIYDEGSGIRWGITLKDSDKVIGSCGFLNIKSKHHRAEVGFELSKEYWGKGIASEALEAVLRYGYQHFQLERIEALIEPNNVPSQKLVERQGFIREGLLRHYEFTCGKFDDLYIYSLLKDDVMNRRNR; from the coding sequence ATGGCAAAGGAATTTCCAATCTTTGAAACCGATCGTTTATTCCTAAGAAAAGCAACAAAAGTGGATGCGAATCATATGTTTACGTATCTATCTAACAAAGATGTAGTGAAACATATGGGGTTAGAACCATTCCAAACACTAAATGACGTATATGATGAAATTAACTGGTATCAATCAATTTATGATGAAGGTTCAGGGATTAGATGGGGAATTACATTAAAAGATTCAGATAAGGTGATAGGCAGCTGTGGTTTTCTTAATATCAAGTCCAAACATCATCGTGCTGAGGTTGGTTTTGAATTGAGCAAAGAATACTGGGGAAAAGGGATTGCGAGTGAAGCCTTGGAAGCCGTTTTGAGGTATGGATATCAGCACTTTCAATTAGAAAGAATTGAGGCATTAATTGAACCTAATAATGTGCCTTCACAAAAACTCGTAGAAAGACAAGGCTTTATTAGAGAAGGTTTGCTCAGACATTACGAATTTACATGTGGTAAATTTGATGATTTATACATATACTCTCTTCTTAAAGATGATGTAATGAATAGAAGGAACAGGTAG